The DNA region GGCAACCAGAGCCGTGCCGCCTCTCGGTTGATCACGGCGGAGCTAACCCGGAAGATGGTATTACCCAGAAAATTATTTCGTCGCTCGAGGCCAGAAGtctcaaggccaagatcgACAACTGGAAATCATTGTGGAAGCTCTTGTTTCCACATGACAGGGAGATTCCAGAGCCCGGTAGGTCATGTGTTTCCTGTCGTGATGGAATTTGACTGACATCACAACAGCGTTCATTCCCGTGATGGAGGCTTTTGACTTCATCTCCGAGTCTGAGAAGTACAAGGACCAGCTGAAAGAATTGCTGGAACTGCAGTATCGACATGTTCTTGATGGGGCAACACACATTGGAGATATCGACATGAAGATTCACCAAGGGTTGAAAAGAAGCATCAAGTCCATCTACAACTGGATTGAAACCGTGGTCCAGGATTGGGAGAAGAAAATATCAGGCGCGGTATCTTTCTTCAATGTGAATCCGGTGGAGAATACAGTTGTGGATGTTTCCGACACGGCCAGCTGGGCCCCAAGCGGACAACGGCTGACACCCTCTCCTGCTTCCACTCCAACTATGCTATCAGGAAGCACAGGTATGGTCAGCACAATGGCCGGAACGACACTGGTCGGAACAGAAAGCCCTGGACGCGGCGCTCCTTCGGCTGCAGCAAGAAGACGTCCCAACCCCGTGAAGAGGATCAAGAGAGCCGAAGTTCTGCCCAAGACGCAGCCAACCACGCAGATCCCAGTGCCCATCCAGCGAGCACGAACTCCCCAGGGACAAGCCAGGGTGATCAATACCTCATTCCGGCCACCGTCGGTTCTGCCAAGTCAGTCTGCGCTCATGCCAGCTTCAACAAGTGGACAGATGGAGCAGCCAATTGTAGCCTTTCAGCATCCCAACTGGGACTCGCCTCCTGTCTCCATGCCCGCCAACTATGCCATTCCTTACACCACTGCCGGAGACATGTTCCAGTCTCCAGATCTCATAACAGCACCAGCCCATTACTCACCTGTTCCGATAGGACCAAGCCACCTCGAGGTTCAAAATTACCTTGCAAACCAAGAGCACCAAGGCGCAGTTCACGTCCCTACAGGCGACGGGCTCCAGCAGCACGACATGGTTCCCCGACCACAATCCACGGCAACGATCCGAGCAAGCCGTCTCATAACACCCAGGTCTTCCGTTGCCTCGACCTGGATGCGTGACGAAAATCGCGACTCGGCTCAGACTCTCGTTGAAGACCACCCCCCAGGACGTTGTAACAACATGTACTGTCCTTCCTGTAGCAAGCCCTTGCCGGATGACATGGGGGTTACCATGCATGTCCAGTCGCCAATAGGCATGCACCACGGTGTTGTCGGACCTGgccatcctcaccaacagcagcacagacatcagcttcatcaacagcagcagccacatgAGATTTACGGTCAAGGTGGCCATACCACAATGCCTGGCTTTACCCCGACTACGGGGCCAATGGAGATGCATGGTCTTCCCGGAAATGAGGAGGTCGAATGGGGATTTCATGGAGGGGCGAACCCGAACATGTTTGGCGGACATGGAGGCCCGCAGGAGGGATACTAATAACATCAATTATTCACGGGGAAAGCAACAAGGGGACGACACAAACGTCAAGAGGACACACTAACGAGCATAGCTCTTGCTCTATTTCCTTTGCTATATGTTTTTGACATTTCTTGTATTTGACTTGCTACTAATGTAATCActgaagagggggatgataTCGGACGTTGATGTGTCAAAAGAGGTGGACGCATATGTGTGCATATACGGGGGTAGATGTATTTATACACGAGTGGCTTGGGCttgtgggaaggggggagttTCTGGCTGAAGGAGACGAGTCAAGCAGAGGAATTGCACGGTGATTCGGTGTTGTGAAGGAAGGGGATATCAAAATCACGACCGGTTATGACGACATGTATGAACATTGttcgatttttttttcttgcgtTTGATgtattatttttattcttAGAATATATTGTCTAGTTTTGGGGGGCAGCAGAAAAGGGTGTTTGgctggtttgggggttgtgtGTAGCCTAAAATTTACTTGAATTCAAATTCTTTGAACTTTCTGTTGACATGATCTTGGTGTGAATGGGGGGACTGTCAGGGGGTGAGCCGGCATGCAAGACTTGAAGCACCGCGCTTTCCAAATACCATTGACAGGTAGTGTGATGTCACCAGTGTACTTCACAGGGCACTCACATACATACATGAGCATTTGtttcctctctttccccGTTGGCCCATATAAACCTTGGATTATAAAGCTTCCTCCCCACGACCTAAATTCCGTTTTGCACAACCGGGCTAGTCACACAAAATTGTAAACAAAGTTATTTGTCTAAGCTTTATCTGTCTTTTGCCCCAGCTATATTTCTTCTTAGGTACCCAAGCTTTATCTATCTTTTTGGTTTCACCCAAGCATTCTACCAACTCTTTCCGAGCCTTTCCAACACACATTACCAGCGTCTTACTCGAATGTGTATTGAGACTTCCAAAAGTCCCTTTGAAACCAGGGAGCTCACGCGCCTTTCTGTAAGGAAGTCCTGTTCCAGTACTCACCTAAGCTGGGATTGGGGTATTAAAAGGCTTGGATTACGACTTTAAAATGCGTGGAGTGGGCTTTAAAATGCTCGGATTGCGAAAGCTTGTCATCTGGGACAGAGATTACAATAAGGATTCACGAGCCAGTTGGAGGTATGGCAAAGAGCTGCAAGACACAAGCAGTCAACGATGATATCTTGTCCTCAAAAGTTCCAAACATCATACCACTGGGCACTCAAAGCAAACACAGATCAAGCATACTCGTACATCATCTGTTCCCACAAAATCTAACATGCACACAAACTCCTTCGAAATTACCCCACCAGGCCCCCCCAAACACCCAATCTATCTCTATTCCCTCAAATGCCATGTCCCATGTCCCATGTCCCATGTGGTATCAACAAATCTCATACAAATCCCGTATCCCAAATCCCACACAactcccaatcccaatcccaattCCATAAACCCGTTAATCCCCCCACCCATTCAAATTCCCATGGTATCATACAACTGAAGCCAATCCCCAACTCCAatccaaacaaacaaaaactacaggacaaaaaaagaaaaacctaAACTCCAACCCTCACACCTCAAGTATAatactcccccctctccgacGACCCCGAATCCGTCATCTCAAGACTCCTACTCCCCGACGTCATCCCCGACGAAATTTCACACTCCtcatacaccaccacctccttcccatcctcttccttttcccactcctcctcttcccactcctccaccggcacCCCAACATTAGCCCCCATatcatccaaccccccatcaaAAAAGTCATgattctcctcctccctcccactaCTATCACCCCCCAGACTAGCGGCAGTAGGCAACCCCAACGGCGCATCCGGCGTGGGCAACGGCAAAGACGTGCCCCCAAAGAAAGGGTGGTCTTGTTGCAAAGGCTTGCTCTGTGTCAAGAACCCCATGGGCGTGTGAACAAAATCCTGACCGTGTCTCCTGACAGCAAGCCACTCTTGCAAAAACGTCAATGGTCTCGGTGCAAAGCTGTTGTTGGTTTGGGTGTTCCTCAGGGTatcatcctcatcagccgccccatcacctccatacccctcatcctccccatcaacaagaCCCAAGCCCTTAACCGTTCCGTCGCTGGCGTCCACACCGAGGAACGTACACAGGGCCTCATATTCCTCCCACTCAAAATACAGCCTGCCGGCAAGAATCCCAATCTCCGTCCTCAACCACTGCGGCGCGACCCAACCCTCTGGCAAAGGCGGCATGCTAAAGAAGTTGAGCTTGTCAAACGGAAGCATACTCCTCGTAACAGGGGAGGCATAGCAAATGAGGTGAACGCAAGGGTGCGTCACCTTACCCCGGATCATCTGAATCAGAatctcagcctcctccggGATCAAAACAATCGCCGTCTGCGTGAATCCGCTCCACAGAACCCAGTTCACCGGACGCAAAAAGGTGTCCTTGGCGAGATCAGTGTGAAGCTTGACCGTGCGCCCAAACTCGACCGAGACAAACAACCGCGAGGTTTGGTCCTGCGCCCTAATCTTGTGTTTTCGCCCCAGAGCTGTCTTTCTAAGGAGCTCAAAAACGTGGCAGACAGAGAGGCTTCCAACAGGTATCCTGCCAGTCCGGGCAAACGTGTCGATCTCTTTGCTCATGCCGGGAAAGGTGAGAGCATCGTACATGACCGGCCTCTTGACTTGGCGAACAGTCTCAACCTCAAAGGCCACTTCGCGCTCTTGTTCCACCTCTTGCAATGCAGATCCGTGCACCGCTTTGCCGGTGTCTTGGAACCCCTTGCGGCGGTTGTTGAGCTCTTTCAAAAACCCTGCAACCGTTGGATGTGAGGAGCCCGCCTCAATCGAAAGCTTTGCAGCTTTcaccttggtcttgggctCATACATCTCCTGCAACGTCTGCAGCTCGTTTTGCTTGATGGCTGCCACGTAGTCCGCCTGCTGGCCTGGATGAGTCAAACAGTCCGGGTTATCGATCGCTGCCTGTGTTCTTCGGCAGAAATCCATGCCCTGGGAGAAGTACAAAGGCTGCAGCTGCTCAATGCCATCACAGGTATTGTCGAGAAGCCAACAAATGACATCGTGCGAGTCGATCTTGTCAAACACCGACTTGTTCCGAAGGTCCTTGATGACCTGGTTGACCTCTGGAGGGACGAAAAACATGACAGACTGGCTCTTCCCCAACTGACGCAGTCGCATGGCAGCTTGAACGGTGTGATCCTTGGATTGCCCTTGACCCACTGTCAAGGCACCACAGGCACCAAGAGGAAGTTTCAAATCTGTGCCCCTAGTGTGGGCTTCGTCAAGATAGACCAGGCATCTCGACAAGTCGTCCGCATACGGCGAGGCCAAGAGAGGCGTTTTGCGCCTTTGTTTGTCAATGACCCATGGCTTGTTTGACGAATCGAAATACAATGCAGCACTGCAGCGTCCGTCTATGGACAGCCATGTCTTGGCGAGAATTTCATTATCCATCTCTAGAATTTGTGCGCCGGCATCAATCAGGACCTGTATGTTACGCTCCCTGAGTAGGTAAAGCAGATCGCGCTCCGTTGCTCTCTTCCCGTACTGGTTGGTAATGACTTGGCACCGCCGGGACCGTTCGTGAAGCAGGTATGTTAGCACTTCGGCGTTGGTATGGGACAGTGCGGGAAGATCCGCCTGCTGAATAGTGAGCGGGAGCATGGTGCGGTTGTCATTGGTGCCGCTGAATCCTGTTGTGAGTGCCTTTGACAGTTTGGCGTCCTTCGTTTCGCTTGAGAAGAGTGGAATGTCCCAACCACTGGATTGCAGCTTGACCTTGAATTGCTTTGCATGGCGTGGGAAGACGAAGTTGTTCAGATAGTAGTCAATAACCACAGTCCGGTATCGGACCGCTCTCCAGATCTCGTGGATTTGGACATTGTCCTCCACATTGATCCCATTCCACGCCTTGAGCGACTCTGGGAAGCTATCGCAGCTTTGAACCCACTTGTCATACTCGGTCGACGGATCATCGGATTTGAGCACGCGAGCAAGTGCTTGCCTTAGCTGCGGTTCCAAGATTCCGTCGTAATAGAAGACGAGACAAGTGAACAGAATCGCTACGTCTGGATGGCCCCATTCCGACTGATCACTAGGCACACCCTTGGCATGGAAAGGGACGGCCACCGGATCACGGTTTGGATGCAACCCATATTGCACGTTCCATCTCTTCTTCAGGGTCATGATCAGGATCCGGTTCACCAACAAGCCACGGAGGAGATAGATCGTTTTCCCCACCTCGGGCCTCTCAGGACACAGCTTtctcaccttctccaacgTGATGGGGCCGAGTCTAGATTTCGTTGGGGACAAAATGTCGACCACAGCGCGCCGCTCGCCAGCATTCAGGTAATgcatggggaggatgtgacCCAGGccgttggtgatgtcgacTGTCAGCCGGCGAAGCAATTCATCCTCGACGTCCTGCCGGAGAAAGTATATCAAAGGAAACCCGCCACCAGGTCTCCTCACCACTTCGAGCGACTTCGGGAAAGAAACCTGCAGACCATAAAGATGTTGGTcaacaaggctgagaagggcCTGAACAGTGAGCCAGCGATGGGGACGACCATCGACTGACATCTGAGAGCCTGAAGGGTAGATGAGCTGGGTGCGCGTCGCCAGGGTGTAGTCGGATTCGTCCAGAATGTCTCGAGAGTGTGATTTAATCCAGGCATGAACCTTCATCATCGGTTTCGCTTCATTGATAttgccatcaagaagccTCTGCTGGCCACTCAACATGAACGAGAGATTATGTTCAGGCAAACATAGCATGACGCCTGCCGTGTCTCGGCTTTGCTTGTGGATATCAAAGTAGAGCTTGATATTGCCCCCCCGTGTTGATGTTCGGCGAGAAAAGGGCACATGGCGAACGTGGCGGTTCAGCATCACCCCAAGACGAGATTGAAGCAGCAGTGCCGTTTGGAGCAACAGGGCCTTCGGTACAATTACCCTCACAAGATTCTTCGTGTCAGCCATGAAGGCTGCGCACATCGGAATGATGCATGATGTCTTGCCTTCCCCCATGTTCATCTGCAGAACCGAATTGCTCCCGGATTCGGGTGAGATGGTGGCCCGCGCCACATCGATTTGGCCGGGTCGTATCAGGAGGTTGGCCTCAATCTCCAAGAGTAACCAGTCGGGGTGTTGAGCTGGGTCCCAGTTCTGATGACCAGTGTTCGCTTCCTCGTCCTGGTAGCGAGAGACATCACCTGCCATGACACAGTCATTGAGCCGCATTTCTCGCTGAAGCTTGGTTATGGCAAGTCCAAACTGGATAAGGCCTTGGCGCATGCCTGCCCCGAAGCATGTGCTGCTGGTTGACCGCAACTGTTCGAGTaaggctgtggtggtgatggcagGCCACAGGCCTCCAATCCTCAGCCATTCGATTCGGCGGGACGAAACATTGGAAGTCTCTGCAACCAATGACGCCTTCAACACCTCAAACAGATGGCTGACATCGCCCTTCG from Podospora pseudopauciseta strain CBS 411.78 chromosome 6, whole genome shotgun sequence includes:
- a CDS encoding hypothetical protein (EggNog:ENOG503PDZ9; COG:S); translation: MEPRGRSPVLSSRVAQKGGSMNICIPLRPRHHDRKTAAADIDLKAQGQDPVDRYSRPAADALSLSGSTPPQSPTMASYGVGGGPKVIISDMMTKPHSRPQLKSMDSRSSLKKAKEQDTAEYQPADKDFRKTHRVVGSIDSILTSTTCVNTASSCSRAESRLSREIRIEVEDADDGEAPILAYHPNLANMFYSESRNHLGVPSRPSSSMTCKKLEEEGELDKDRLIDEISSWVLRNTCGKDVDDCAAPLMIWDCTYRYVQELSSVAQDGTMGIVQATSGQGTPTSQGGGTPGEGGYDQQSSGGYFSKGKRKAEGGGSDDGSGLGGRDHMGGGDDDGDTTMAAQGYTSKNTTNFSCPYRKRNPLRFNVRDHYVCATHSFSDMSQLKKHIRAHHPPVQRNAGPFLCPRCCKGFPSKNDLDSHLRQPEPCRLSVDHGGANPEDGITQKIISSLEARSLKAKIDNWKSLWKLLFPHDREIPEPAFIPVMEAFDFISESEKYKDQLKELLELQYRHVLDGATHIGDIDMKIHQGLKRSIKSIYNWIETVVQDWEKKISGAVSFFNVNPVENTVVDVSDTASWAPSGQRLTPSPASTPTMLSGSTGMVSTMAGTTLVGTESPGRGAPSAAARRRPNPVKRIKRAEVLPKTQPTTQIPVPIQRARTPQGQARVINTSFRPPSVLPSQSALMPASTSGQMEQPIVAFQHPNWDSPPVSMPANYAIPYTTAGDMFQSPDLITAPAHYSPVPIGPSHLEVQNYLANQEHQGAVHVPTGDGLQQHDMVPRPQSTATIRASRLITPRSSVASTWMRDENRDSAQTLVEDHPPGRCNNMYCPSCSKPLPDDMGVTMHVQSPIGMHHGVVGPGHPHQQQHRHQLHQQQQPHEIYGQGGHTTMPGFTPTTGPMEMHGLPGNEEVEWGFHGGANPNMFGGHGGPQEGY
- a CDS encoding hypothetical protein (COG:S; EggNog:ENOG503NU0W); the protein is MWTGRTFMTPSFAHHVQLKLPEKSPLRPILSHKSFAVEGQGPSSYEIMATQPNCPSGLNPHEFLALKSLVSGAARRWLSILTELASTNLNWSSEGTMLLLLHLALQCGPSSDKDDPLRLVHSVFRDAHFVQKLLEQVNTRLTTLSALASWRETHLMRITIVLTLRIQELASSAGLAQLHFQALESVIQARRTCISWLRMLREEVQNCADISTAQQLQERALGAALLCRRTFMINLEQTTPLDPLSLEAYIESTVAIQENMTSDVGSLSQTTLHDLVFATKLSYQLQNLLIQSINQHPEGLYNALKQFWPDAERLDPITTTVEVEGRGWIRCELPETDVERHQAVHLNILLGTLLVNGKPVGRLPQDTRNEVVVKELFGDQPLMVYQSSLPSMTYTLKYTPKRVTVHIGSEKGQTVVLAKYEHMLVRLIPRERFCRKDLHDLPSPLIWEHFHWLNLKTGRLYITPSHNKWNFGHYSNWEVDIHRGYAQRRQHDGEVVSMVNPRSPLFQRIANIVQGLAQGQHILVTQKKSHGSLEVRVQSLELLFFVNHNSLLFSPQLGLEIDPLQDAGTWYGLEHKLVCRKVHNPFRRTILVPLPSGAFQLRRSGCHVELVVGRSDQYGKFDINDTLGRIDCAAEPVLVYAKALIHAFTSFPLPDPLTGRTGTEESLHWLESGICRPWTVLGREVSLLQQIASLTPIREYYPSGLKGMKTDFWNEHLTTHIQHPLYRLVVQKILSISNDLRMFNPPRDDEDNLHDLLPAGGEVWLNKRSLARRQLYERDSESNDTPITSGRTDRVYIARDKSVNSDKLYRRVMETTHLLRTRPVKFPTPTNLASTFALGNVVGGFGQAYDKVSLNDRMYTDIQENWGALVEYCRNPNQSCYSLMFLFANLAFREATNDKLLKGLVAFAILRNLRMLPLPRPWPLYFNFRPAAVPQLEDVIKLLLPFRIPPPEDEKEKLGAFLTMKLRRKIQAAKDAHEMRSQSDCHKLAKIMLAQWPSEKPDLSELQTSDLLLEVDIAVQAVIPEWQRLYRNLELWNHLKEVQLILDEHFQDVEYSPAIVTAAEEVLSCRVRGGEVPTLSVNLLCKDFIPRLSSQPTTTTRSAAEWSPLASLPNDGRRASGQVNDRAIVGNAQPQMSAYEVKRYIDELRGIVDTLGNSKSLVRKKYAQDLSGSLQALRCLKTPDQLAKPFLAIRPNSGTKGDVSHLFEVLKASLVAETSNVSSRRIEWLRIGGLWPAITTTALLEQLRSTSSTCFGAGMRQGLIQFGLAITKLQREMRLNDCVMAGDVSRYQDEEANTGHQNWDPAQHPDWLLLEIEANLLIRPGQIDVARATISPESGSNSVLQMNMGEGKTSCIIPMCAAFMADTKNLVRVIVPKALLLQTALLLQSRLGVMLNRHVRHVPFSRRTSTRGGNIKLYFDIHKQSRDTAGVMLCLPEHNLSFMLSGQQRLLDGNINEAKPMMKVHAWIKSHSRDILDESDYTLATRTQLIYPSGSQMSVDGRPHRWLTVQALLSLVDQHLYGLQVSFPKSLEVVRRPGGGFPLIYFLRQDVEDELLRRLTVDITNGLGHILPMHYLNAGERRAVVDILSPTKSRLGPITLEKVRKLCPERPEVGKTIYLLRGLLVNRILIMTLKKRWNVQYGLHPNRDPVAVPFHAKGVPSDQSEWGHPDVAILFTCLVFYYDGILEPQLRQALARVLKSDDPSTEYDKWVQSCDSFPESLKAWNGINVEDNVQIHEIWRAVRYRTVVIDYYLNNFVFPRHAKQFKVKLQSSGWDIPLFSSETKDAKLSKALTTGFSGTNDNRTMLPLTIQQADLPALSHTNAEVLTYLLHERSRRCQVITNQYGKRATERDLLYLLRERNIQVLIDAGAQILEMDNEILAKTWLSIDGRCSAALYFDSSNKPWVIDKQRRKTPLLASPYADDLSRCLVYLDEAHTRGTDLKLPLGACGALTVGQGQSKDHTVQAAMRLRQLGKSQSVMFFVPPEVNQVIKDLRNKSVFDKIDSHDVICWLLDNTCDGIEQLQPLYFSQGMDFCRRTQAAIDNPDCLTHPGQQADYVAAIKQNELQTLQEMYEPKTKVKAAKLSIEAGSSHPTVAGFLKELNNRRKGFQDTGKAVHGSALQEVEQEREVAFEVETVRQVKRPVMYDALTFPGMSKEIDTFARTGRIPVGSLSVCHVFELLRKTALGRKHKIRAQDQTSRLFVSVEFGRTVKLHTDLAKDTFLRPVNWVLWSGFTQTAIVLIPEEAEILIQMIRGKVTHPCVHLICYASPVTRSMLPFDKLNFFSMPPLPEGWVAPQWLRTEIGILAGRLYFEWEEYEALCTFLGVDASDGTVKGLGLVDGEDEGYGGDGAADEDDTLRNTQTNNSFAPRPLTFLQEWLAVRRHGQDFVHTPMGFLTQSKPLQQDHPFFGGTSLPLPTPDAPLGLPTAASLGGDSSGREEENHDFFDGGLDDMGANVGVPVEEWEEEEWEKEEDGKEVVVYEECEISSGMTSGSRSLEMTDSGSSERGEYYT